One window from the genome of Solea solea chromosome 13, fSolSol10.1, whole genome shotgun sequence encodes:
- the taf12 gene encoding transcription initiation factor TFIID subunit 12: MANSTTAAVKVLGAPGPAGRTSPEGSQVLSKKKLQDLVREIDPNEQLDEDVEEMLLQIADDFIESVVTAACQLARHRKSNTLEVKDVQLHLERQWNMWIPGYGSDEIRPFKKACTTEAHKQRMALIRKTTKK, from the exons ATGGCAAACAGCACCACAGCGGCTGTCAAAGTTCTGGGGGCCCCTGGCCCTGCTGGCAGGACTAGTCCAGAAGGATCTCAG GTGCTCAGTAAGAAGAAGCTCCAGGACCTGGTGAGAGAGATCGACCCAAATGAACAGCTGGATGAGGATGTTGAAGAA ATGCTGTTACAAATTGCAGACGACTTCATTGAGAGCGTCGTGACAGCAGCCTGCCAACTGGCACGTCATCGCAAGTCCAACACCCTGGAGGTAAAGGACGTTCAACTACATCTAG AACGCCAGTGGAACATGTGGATTCCTGGTTACGGCTCAGATGAGATCAGGCCGTTTAAGAAGGCTTGTACCACAGAGGCACACAAACAG aGAATGGCGCTGATCCGCAAGACAACCAAAAAATAA